The Lutzomyia longipalpis isolate SR_M1_2022 chromosome 2, ASM2433408v1 DNA window TGAAAATAAGAGAATGCCACCACGTCCATATGGGGTCCTCGAGGGCTTATATCGTCTTGAATTGATCAAGGTGAGAGCGTCTAAACATGTCCCGTCTAAAGTTCTTGtgtgttttcttttccatttgcaGACAACACTATGTGGAGTACTTGGTGAGTGCGGTGTCTAATGCCAATGTCGATCCATTGCCAATTTTGGATTTAACTGACTGTGTCCAAGAATTACGTCGTAGTGGCATTCCACTCCCGGAACGTGGACCCTGGGATACGGATGAGATTTACCGTGGAATGTGCCAAGAGGTTTgtacttcttttcttttttctcttgaaacaTCCTTTCCTggttttcttccctttttttgcctgtttgtttgcattttattccCTTAACTATTCAGTCTCATGCAGCGTACCAAAAGGTAggttcttttattcttttaaatcagAAATATAAAgataaacagatttttttttaaataaacttttattaatttttcttttgtacaaaatatctttttcagATTGTAAAAGCACAAATTCCACTCAACTAATAGCATCTTTGGTGGTTACATCCTCAGCAAGAGCATTAGGCAGCATTATTTATTAGTATGAGGGAATGTGGTGAAAAATAGctctattatttaataaagctATTTTAGCATCGTGTGGAGCTTATTTCCCGAAATTGAAGCCTTCTGCTTGAGAATTGAAGCCAATTTCCCAATACTCGGTCCTTGTGCGGGTTTCTTCGGGACATTTTCTAATTTCATCGTCTTTATCGCAAGGATAGCATCTTTGTTTAGTCCTGCAAATTgatcctttttcttcttcttcttttttctcttagaAATTGTAGGTGAAACTTGTGGAGGTAGGTGGCaacttttttgtgaaatattccCAATCTTCTTCTCATCAACTGAAACCTTTTTGCTGGCCAATTTTAACATTGGAATTTTCGTTATTTCCCCGCAGATCCTACATGTAAATtcctattgaaaaaaaaatgaaataagatCAAGATCAAGATCTTGAAAGGAAGGTAATGAATGATCTTACCGCTGATTTGAAATTGATAAGAGCTAATTTCCGCGAAAGTCTCCTCAATTTGATATTCTTCTTATCTCTGTAGTGTTTTATCACGAAATTCCGTGTACGCCTTTTCGTGTCCTTTGTTGGTGATTTTATGCGCAAATTGAGAGCACCATTGGACCAAAAAGACGAGCATTTTGGACACATAGATGAGACATCTCGTAAATTTTCCGGAAACTCACAGGATCTCTTTGCAATTGCaaaggatttttctctatGAATAGGACAtataataaaagtaaaattagttttaaaatacTGTAATAAAATAACGTATTAAACTTACGCATAATGTGCCTTAAGAAGTTGAAGGGATACCGAAGAATTGGGTAATTTTGTAGCAGCAGACCACAAATATTTCACAGAaccatccattttttttcgcgTATAGTGTGCAGCAAGTTTCATGTCACTATGAAATTTCATGTATGCTCCATGAAACATAGAGTGAACATAGCCGACATAGTTTATGCAAAAATCAACTGAATTATCAATAACTCTTGCAAAtagtttgcatttttttgcctCTGAAATTCTGTtatctattaaaaaatttcttcaatttacttcttgtaaaaataaaaataataagtttGTTTACTTGAAACACTTGAAATGTGCGCTCTTTGTAAAAGATGAAACATCAATGAAACAATAATAGTTATTTTGCTTTTGCTTCTCGAACAGCAGCAaaagttttgtgtgaaaagaaAGCGTCGTTACCGCACctatttttgttgaattatcAGTGAAAAAGCGTTTCGGTGGCATAAACAAACATGAGTGTGGAAGATGAAGTGCTCAAGATTCAGaagaaattaagtaaaatgaCCTCACCTGATGGTACAGTGAGTACTTTTGGATTATTTAACAACACTGACAATTCTCCATCATCCCCCGGCTTTTTCTTCCCCAATTTTTCCGCACTTATTTCGCGCATATTTTGCCCCAATTTATCTTTGGGAAACATCAAGAAATTGCCGGAGATTATTATTGTTTTACTTCTTGCTAGTTAATTGCACTAATGTGCAGAAGATGAGGATTTTATGCTATCGTTCTGGGTAGGAAAGTAAACCTCTTATTCTAGAAGagtacataacctcaaattatGGACATTTCCGGAAACAacaattctaatatttttatttatttttttaagggacAAGAACAAGCACTGGATTTGCTAAAAGCCCTCCAAACTCTCAATGTTGATTTGGATATTTTGACTAAAACCCGAATAGGGATGACTGTGAATGAATTGCGAAAGAGCAGCAAGGATGACGAGGTGATTAGCCTATCAAAGACGCTTATAAAGAACTGGAAGCGCTTCCTAGCTGTAACGCCGCAAGGTAAAGAATCATCTAGTAGTTCATCGAAGAACTCATCAAAATCATCAAGTAATAGTAGTGGCAAGAAGGAAAGTAAACGCGATGATAAGGAAAAGGATCGAGGAAGAGTCCAAACAAGCTTCCCAGCTTCAAGCAATTCAATGACCGACGCTATTCGTCTCAAATGCCGCGAAATGCTGGCGAATGCCCTCAAAACTGATAATGATCCCGATGTGAATTCAACAGCCGATGAACTAGCTGAGGAGCTTGAAGATGCTATTTTCTGTGAATTCAAGAACACCGATATGAGGTACAAGAATCGCATTCGTTCCCGCGTGGCTAATTTGAAGGATCCCAAAAATCCCACTTTGCGCACAAACTATTTGGGTGGTGCGATAACTGCTGTTAAATTGGCCAAAATGACCCCCGAAGAGATGGCAAGTGACGAAATGAAGAAGCTCCGTGAGCGTTTTGTCAAGGAGGCAATCAATGATGCCCAACTAGCCACCGTACAAGGTACCAAGACCGATCTCCTCAAATGCGGCAAATGCAAGAAGCGCAACTGTACCTACAATCAAATACAGACACGAAGTGCTGATGAACCTATGACTACATTTGTCCTTTGCAACGAATGTGGACATCGTtggaaattttgttaaatttatccAACAACAACACTTCGTTAAACTCATTAATGCATTTCCCAAATACCCCCCACCACCCTCTTCTCCtactctaaaataaaaaaaatgctggcTATATATTATTGCTGCTTCCATCACACACCCCCTTCACCCCTCTAAATATTGAATTCAAAGCAATTCAGTGTGAGAATTCTATAGAAGAAATGAAATCATTGAAGAAATTCAGCTTATTCTTTACCtacaaagaaaacaaaatcaaCATCGTGTTATTATCTCTAgctagagagagagagtctaGAAAGATTTACTGAACAAGAAATTATGTGCagattgagagaaaaaaaagtaacaaacatttaaataatattttattttacttatcAGAAGAAATCCTCCTTTACTACATTTGCAGTGAattgaccttttttttcttcttctattgatgtataattaaaattatgtttttgtaCCATGTACATGTGAATTAAATTGgtaaaatgattgaaaattgaaaacattcttacacaataaataaagaattgaaaaccacaatttgcgtgaatttttttcttttatgcaaaaacttttttcagcAAGTTCGAGGAGaataaaccacaaaaaaataaaagatttttttagctaaaactGCACCAAGGACTGCTCCCCGCCTTGATTCCCGCTCTTTGAGAAAGAGTGTCACGATAAATACTctgatcaaaaaattaatattgttgtaataaaaaaaaaataataatacacACAGCGATTTTCCCTTGACCTAAACTTGATTTCCTCTTTACGTGTTTTCGCAATAAAAGCATGTAGTTAGTTAAAATCTTTCTCAGTTCTATGTATCATCATCTCAATATCATTCAGTAGGTACTTGTGTTAGTTCTTCCCACAAATATAGTTACTAGTTTTTGCAATTTACATGGAGATGGTATCCCCACTTTTATTACAACTCTAAAACTAAAGTCTTCCTTCATCTTCAATGTagtctaaaaatgttttattttttttactgaaaatgCCCATAAATAGCTATTGCTACATTAATCAAGGATAGATTATGTAATAAGGTTCTATTAAGGATTTCTTAAAGGAAAAACCTTCAGAGATTTGTATTTTATCTGAAACAAGAGACTTTGCACGGAAAGCACGTAAATAGATAGGGGAGGACGGgataatttggccactttcgATTTCTAAAAATAGTATTACCGctaatgctagaaaatccatttcttcacagtttatactccctATAGGGATAACCAATTGTACCAAGTTTGGGGAAAATCCGATcgttagattttcttttatttgataaaaaccatttttttcattttcaagtgcttttggcattttggaaGTTCGACTCTTccgataattttttaatgcttaaaaattaacttataaGTCATAAAGGGTCATTGATTCctcataaacacgatagtgacatccattttccgatatctcaaacagattttcctgtggaaatggttttacctggaaaattggagtggggtaatttggccacttgagttttttCGGCACTATTTTCCGACGCATGTTCAAGATATTTACTATGGTTGTgcattttgatgatttattaatgattataaacaatttataacaaaaaattttagctaaaaaaagaaatttgcgAAAATCTGAAAAACGGCTACTTTTAGTTTTTGCTCGTTTATGgttgaaaaaatgttaaagtttgaggctctgttaaatatttttatctgacaaattactggaaatgaatcttagataaatatcctatcttccaaaaaaataattgaaaaaataaaaaaattttattgtccaaaaattttcatgttgaataatttgtgcgccaaagtgtcAAAATGGGTCcaggagaatggaaaattcacccatttttcatcgagatagagaaaagtgttatatggggaagttgtaggccagaaaatttcctacaaaatagatctatttggttttcttcatactaccatacttgcttgatatatcccaaaaaccgccaaagtggccaaattaccccgtcctcccctaccattcataaaaattaataaatctattaaattaGGCAAACATATAGGTAGGTAATTAAATAGTAATAAATTAgccaagaagaatttaaattatttataaaatttctgagGAGAAATCGtttaattttccctttaattcCACCAACGTCTATGATGGAGCTAACAAGAcaatataataatattaaatattggcattacaacaaaaagaagaaaaaaaaatcaaaagcagAGGACAGAAAAGTAAATTTGGAATTAGGAGGGGAGTAaagctgaagaaaaaatgataaatcagTTTTATTCTCACTGTAGAGCAGCGCGTAAGAGAGCACAAAAAGCCCAACTCACATCACCTTCAGCATTATTATCCGTTGAGACTTCGATCAGAGAGGATCAATCTACAACAGGTGAGTACCGCAGCTACTACACAACACCCCCCATTGCCCCTTAAGGTCTCCCAGTTCACCCAAATGATTGCGTAATCCCACAATATTGTGCAAATTTCCAACAAGATCAGTGAAATTGTGAAGGaaaatgtgattaaaatttattggaaaaaaaaagaatttgtgtgCCCATAGACCTGATGACCCCTTACTTTGCATCTTTCTAAcggaatttgtgaaaatataataatttaatttttggaaaaagattaattaatttactggTGTTGCTTCTTTACTAATTAGTGCTAAAAATtatcgtttttatttttggatgaAAGGTGATAAAAGTGAAAGTTAGTTCAACAtcttaatgtaaaaaataaaaagaattttacttcagaaattttccaatttatattCTCGAAATGTTCTCTCATAGGGAAGTTGTTGAGATAATTTAGTAACGACCATGTAtagttgagaaaattgcaaatcaaTTGTGAGAGTTTTTATAGCTGAATCACTTTTAAAaggagaggagaaaaaattattcgggaattatttcttttgttcatggttttttttgctaaatgaaAGAAACCACTAAAGCAGTCCtcattagcaaaaaaaaaaagaagtttttttctacTTAGAGCATAATCTAGGCAAAAAACCCAAAGAAACCAGTTGTTCTTGAAATTATAAGTAAAGAACTCTCAGTGTTCTCAATCATACGAGAtcttgagagtttttttttatggactTTCCCTGactggaagtttttttttttaatttaatatctttGATTTGTGAAGCCCACAGATCTCGCATTGATCTTCTCGCGGTCGTATGGACATGACAAACAAGTTTTGTTGGCgggtacgaaaaaaaaagttcatggGATTGCACAATATGCGAGAGAGACACAGAAAATCAATCTGTgatatttgcataattttttcttctttaaaagacaataagacttataaaagttttttttgcatcatactctttaacaaaaaaaaatgtaggatGGCTTTCCGTTGCGTCATAATTTTCGTGGCCATCGCCCTCCCAGCTGCTTGGGCCAACTCTGCCGGTGCCCCAGATGTGGCTTGTGACGATCTCGTGCCACAGCATCATGTTGATCCACAATCAACTCCGGCACCGTACAGCTATGTACTGCCGAAGACACGCACCGTGAAACCTGGAGAATCCATTCAGGTGACAATTCGGGGCAACAGCAAGACAGACACAATTAAGGGTTTCCTGATTCAAGCTCGTGCACCGGGCAGTTCTCAATCTGTTGGCACCTTTGCATCACTCCCTGGGACACTTAGTCAGGCACTGAGTTGCGGAAATGCTCAATCGGTATGTAACCCCCTATCTACCTATCTATATAACGAGCATTTTGCACCTTCCCAATTGAACAAGCAGGTGTTAGAGCATATGGAGGTAAACCTTGACATGCCATCTCAACCAATAAATCCTccataatattattttgcaatgcaaaaatttaacatGCAATAAAAACACCTTTCATTCAACGTCCCATTGCATCTCTCCACACACTACTATTTAGCTAATTCTTCTCATCTAgttctaataaattatttctatttctttGCAGAATGCTCTAACTCACAAGAAGATTGAGAACAATCTGGAGCAAATTACATTCAAGTACACAGTACCTCAGGATGCCCAAAAAGGGAAAGAATTCAACTTTTTGAGCACAGTTGCTCTAAATGGGGGCGTATTCTGGGTGCGCATCCCCTCACAAACTTTCACCATTggataaatgaaaaagaaaagctcatcaACGATACAAGCAAAACCACCCTTTGTTaccctttgaattttatagaaatctttttagaaaataaagtttatcGTCCTTTTTTATTGTGAGACAAAtcttaatgtttttcttttaattcgaAGGTTTTTTATCTCTCTAGCATTTCCGCAAGACTTTAATTCCGTAGAAAATCCGCAAAATTGGCAGTTTATGAGGTTTTAATGGTATCAGTTTAACTCACAGGTTCTTCTTTCGCTTGGGGTGTCCGGAAGTCGAGAGACGCTACCTCAGCTCCTCTAGAGTTTTTTCAACATCATGAAATTTCTGCAagcccaaaaaaatgtattggaAGACTTTCttcctaaattaatttacaatctGAACACTTTTTCCCCGAATTTCATTATCAAATTAAGTGTTACAAAAAGCGAAAAATTCTACTTTTGTTTGGTTATGTTGATCGCGTCCTTGATTGGATTTGTCTTTTTACACCTCTTAATTTCCCAATTTCCTACAATTCAATCAGAAAGTTTCATTTACAcgtagaaaataattttttaccacaaaaacacacaaaaaaaaattatgaaaaataaagaaaactgcCGAAAACTgcgaaaactttcaaaaaaaattaagttagcTAATTTTTGCTCTAGCCTAgagtaataaatatttatcattaagttttttatttagtttttcaataaaaaaaagattttttggaaatttccgACCGTTATTAAACGacaattctttaaattacCTCGGGATTCTTTGGTGAAAAGTGCTATATCTGGGAATTCTCggatattaatttgtaataaacgaactttttttatgcttttccaaaaatgcgc harbors:
- the LOC129788525 gene encoding uncharacterized protein LOC129788525; protein product: MDGSVKYLWSAATKLPNSSVSLQLLKAHYAEKSFAIAKRSCEFPENLRDVSSMCPKCSSFWSNGALNLRIKSPTKDTKRRTRNFVIKHYRDKKNIKLRRLSRKLALINFKSAEFTCRICGEITKIPMLKLASKKVSVDEKKIGNISQKSCHLPPQVSPTISKRKKKKKKKDQFAGLNKDAILAIKTMKLENVPKKPAQGPSIGKLASILKQKASISGNKLHTMLK
- the LOC129788527 gene encoding putative defense protein Hdd11 codes for the protein MAFRCVIIFVAIALPAAWANSAGAPDVACDDLVPQHHVDPQSTPAPYSYVLPKTRTVKPGESIQVTIRGNSKTDTIKGFLIQARAPGSSQSVGTFASLPGTLSQALSCGNAQSNALTHKKIENNLEQITFKYTVPQDAQKGKEFNFLSTVALNGGVFWVRIPSQTFTIG
- the LOC129788526 gene encoding transcription elongation factor S-II, with protein sequence MSVEDEVLKIQKKLSKMTSPDGTGQEQALDLLKALQTLNVDLDILTKTRIGMTVNELRKSSKDDEVISLSKTLIKNWKRFLAVTPQGKESSSSSSKNSSKSSSNSSGKKESKRDDKEKDRGRVQTSFPASSNSMTDAIRLKCREMLANALKTDNDPDVNSTADELAEELEDAIFCEFKNTDMRYKNRIRSRVANLKDPKNPTLRTNYLGGAITAVKLAKMTPEEMASDEMKKLRERFVKEAINDAQLATVQGTKTDLLKCGKCKKRNCTYNQIQTRSADEPMTTFVLCNECGHRWKFC